The DNA segment TTACGAGAGGCTAACCGCCAACGCGTAGCATCTCGTAGAGAAGGCTAACGCCAACGCAACTTGCCTTTTCCGTGTTTTAACGGGGATTCAGCGCAAATAATTAAGGGTAAGATTAGCTAGAAAACTCTCTGAAGTTAAGTTTTGATAGAGTTTTCGATTTGCTTATCTATACTTGCCCATCTATACTTAGTACCAGTGTGAAAAAAGAATGTGACAGATACATACGGACATACATTTATTCTGTTTGGCTTTCCTAATTTTGAATTTTGTAGCTTGCTTCCCGTAGGGTATTTTGAATTTTGAATTGCTATCATGCGTCCTCGCCAAAGTATCGCTGAAATGTTTTCTACCTTCCTGCAATTTGATGCCGATCGCTTCGGTGGTTGGGTGTATGATGGCAAATTGCGGCGGAGCATTCAGAATTGCTTGGGACAAATATCACAAACGCAACACTCAGAGAATTTTTGGGCGATTTACTGGCATAAAAACTGGCAGACTCAGCCTAGTTCCTTAGCGGAAGGACACCTATCCGCTTATTTGCAAGAAACCTGTTATTGGGCTGCACAGAGGACAATTCCCCAGTTTGCCAGTATTCAGTGTACATTATCTGACTGTTTTCAAATGGCGATCGCTGAAGTACCAAAAATCTTAAAAGGTTGCGACCCTGACCAAAGAGCTAGCCTCAAAAGCTATGGTACTGTGGCTTTTGGGAATATTATTCGGGATGCTTTACGTCAAAAGCAAGAAATAGATTTTTGTAATGATTGGGCATTGTTGCTGAAGTTGAGCCGCAAGCAACTACAGGAATCATTAAAAAGTTCTGGGCTAACAGATGAAACAATGGCGAGTTATTTGTTAGCTTGGAAATCCTTTACAGACGGCTACATCCTCACTAAATCACCAAAAGCGCGGAAATTACAAAAACCAGAGGATGATACTTGGGATATTATCGCCCAACTTTATAACCGCGATCGCCTAACACAACTCAACCCCTCAGTCCGCGAGTGTAACCGGGAAACCTTAGAACAATGGTTGCTTTTTTGTGCGAAACAAGCACGTTCTTATTTATATCCTGTGGTGTCTTCCCTAAATATTCCCAAGGTGGGTCAAGCAGATGGGGAATGGCAAGATGATTTACCAGACACCAGTAATCGTGAATCTTTACTGGCAGATTTAATCGCCGCAGAAGAAGCCGAAACTCAAAAAAATCAGCAACAAGAAATCTATAATCTCTTAGTGACTACATTGGCAAAACTGCCCCCGCAATCACAACAGTTGTTGCAACTGTACTATCAGCAAGGACTAACCCAACAACAAATCGCCAAACAGCAGGAAATTCAGCAATATCAAGTATCTCGGCAATTATCTAAAACCAGAGAATCTTTACTTTTAGCAATTACTAAATGGAGTCAGGAAAAATCGCATATTTCCCCGACTTCCAACGTGGTTAAGCATATTAGCGCAATATTAGAGGAATGGTTACAGAATTATTTCCGTAATCTCTCTGCAAAGGAGTAGTAATTATGTCGTCATTCTGTGTTCCACCCACTCAACTTTGGTTAGAGGTATCTGCTGGCATTCAAGACCAATCTTGGCAGCAAAGCCAAACTTGCCTTAATCCCAGTGGTCGTTGGCATATTTTTCTCAACCAAGTATGCCTGAGTACCTTTTTACCTTGGCTGCAAGCTGAGTACTCACCAGAAGCTACTCTTGCCACAGTTCCCAATAGTTGGGAATTCGTCAACGGGACTGCTATAAATTTAGATACAAAACGCCTCATCCTCATTCCCGATAAAAGCCTAGACACAAGAGAATTTCATGTCCCCCAAGAATGGATAGATATTCCTCAATGGGCAGGAGATTATTATCTAGCAGTACAAGTCAGTCCAGACGGGGAATGGCTAAGAATTTGGGGCTATACCACCCATGAGCAATTGAAAAATCAAGGTAGTTACGATCCTCAAGAAAGGACTTACTCCTTAAAAGCCTATCAAATGATTGAGGATTTGAATGTACTTTGGGTAGTACGTCAACTATATCCTGAAGAACAAACACAAGTAGCGATCGCTCCTTTAGCTGAGTTATCACCCACCCAAGTAGATAACCTCTGGCAAAGGTTAAGTAATCCAGCAATTACGAACCCACGCTTAGAACTGCCCTTTGAAATCTGGGGGGCTTTATTAGCTAAGTCACAACAACCACAACCAAAATCAGCACTTGTCAACTTGCGTCAGTGGTTACAAAATACCTTGACAAATAGCTGGCAAACCGTCGAAACTCTTCTGGGAACACAGCCAGATTTTGCCTTCAGCTTTCGTCAAGCCGATGATACAGCTGAACGATCAATCCAGCGCGTTAAGGTAATCGACCTACCAAGCGGTCAAACCATAGTGCTAATGTTGACTTTGACACTAGAAACAGATGGTAGAGTAGGAATCCGCGTCCAATTGTCTCCCAGAGAACGAGGAATTTATTTACCTGAGAATATGAGATTAGAGTTAATTTCTGCCTCAGGGCAAGTTGTCCAATCAGTAGAAGCACGAGAAACAGACAACTCCATCCAACTTAAACGCTTCCGATGTCCACAAAACACCCGCTTTAGCCTTCAGCTAATTCTCGATGATTTCAGTTTTGTTGAAGAGTTTGAAAGTTAGTTATGGCGTTTCTTAATCTACTGGCATACTGAGTACATGAGTAAACTGATCGTCCTAAA comes from the Nostoc sp. PCC 7120 = FACHB-418 genome and includes:
- a CDS encoding sigma-70 family RNA polymerase sigma factor, which translates into the protein MRPRQSIAEMFSTFLQFDADRFGGWVYDGKLRRSIQNCLGQISQTQHSENFWAIYWHKNWQTQPSSLAEGHLSAYLQETCYWAAQRTIPQFASIQCTLSDCFQMAIAEVPKILKGCDPDQRASLKSYGTVAFGNIIRDALRQKQEIDFCNDWALLLKLSRKQLQESLKSSGLTDETMASYLLAWKSFTDGYILTKSPKARKLQKPEDDTWDIIAQLYNRDRLTQLNPSVRECNRETLEQWLLFCAKQARSYLYPVVSSLNIPKVGQADGEWQDDLPDTSNRESLLADLIAAEEAETQKNQQQEIYNLLVTTLAKLPPQSQQLLQLYYQQGLTQQQIAKQQEIQQYQVSRQLSKTRESLLLAITKWSQEKSHISPTSNVVKHISAILEEWLQNYFRNLSAKE
- a CDS encoding DUF1822 family protein, producing MSSFCVPPTQLWLEVSAGIQDQSWQQSQTCLNPSGRWHIFLNQVCLSTFLPWLQAEYSPEATLATVPNSWEFVNGTAINLDTKRLILIPDKSLDTREFHVPQEWIDIPQWAGDYYLAVQVSPDGEWLRIWGYTTHEQLKNQGSYDPQERTYSLKAYQMIEDLNVLWVVRQLYPEEQTQVAIAPLAELSPTQVDNLWQRLSNPAITNPRLELPFEIWGALLAKSQQPQPKSALVNLRQWLQNTLTNSWQTVETLLGTQPDFAFSFRQADDTAERSIQRVKVIDLPSGQTIVLMLTLTLETDGRVGIRVQLSPRERGIYLPENMRLELISASGQVVQSVEARETDNSIQLKRFRCPQNTRFSLQLILDDFSFVEEFES